The following are encoded together in the bacterium genome:
- a CDS encoding 2-oxoacid:acceptor oxidoreductase family protein — MSSAFYNKFERHAHGEGLKGHSTHYCPGCGHGLAHKFMAQTIQDLNIQDRTIAISPVGCSVFLYYYMDVGNSQAAHGRAPVVALGHKVANPNSIVISYQGDGDLASIGLAEIMQVAQMGIPITVIFVNNAIYGMTGGQMAPTTLIGQKTATTPHGRTNFAGQPLKMAEVIAQLDGPIYVERVALYDSKQRNRAHKAIHKAIQLQVEGKGFAFVEVLAECPTHLKMTPSQAEEWVRDYMTPIFPLGVKKDLTVEPMWDVKAPDFDPKKLTKLVGGTTERVPKFAKTFPSHIAQNDIALKLAGAGGDGAQTAAMLITKAGINEGYDATHIPSYGPESRGGTSYADVHIADKEVLSPSSSNPHILIAFNAPSLAKFGPQVQAGGTIIYDSSVIAEPPSINNATKLVGVPFTEIAVDLGKAMVKNIVALGALQAATGIFPQDTFLTAIRQALKDKCAMIPLNEEAFNWGMKAFHGR, encoded by the coding sequence ATGAGTTCCGCATTTTATAATAAATTCGAACGGCATGCTCATGGTGAAGGACTCAAAGGACATTCGACGCACTATTGCCCGGGTTGCGGTCACGGGTTAGCGCATAAATTCATGGCACAAACTATTCAAGATTTAAATATACAAGACCGAACGATCGCCATATCACCTGTCGGGTGCAGCGTATTTTTGTATTACTACATGGATGTGGGAAACTCGCAAGCCGCGCACGGTCGTGCGCCGGTGGTGGCACTGGGACATAAGGTTGCCAACCCGAACTCTATTGTCATTAGTTATCAAGGGGACGGTGATCTGGCGTCGATTGGTCTTGCTGAAATCATGCAAGTCGCACAGATGGGCATTCCTATTACGGTCATTTTTGTCAATAACGCGATCTACGGTATGACCGGAGGACAAATGGCTCCGACAACATTGATAGGACAAAAAACGGCGACAACGCCTCACGGGCGGACGAATTTTGCAGGACAACCTTTGAAAATGGCCGAAGTGATCGCACAATTGGACGGTCCGATTTATGTCGAACGTGTAGCGTTGTATGACAGCAAGCAGCGTAATCGTGCGCATAAGGCCATTCACAAAGCGATTCAGCTTCAGGTTGAAGGCAAAGGTTTTGCGTTTGTAGAAGTATTGGCTGAATGTCCCACGCATTTAAAAATGACGCCGTCACAAGCGGAAGAATGGGTACGGGACTATATGACGCCGATCTTTCCTCTTGGAGTGAAAAAAGATCTGACGGTAGAACCGATGTGGGATGTGAAAGCGCCCGACTTTGATCCGAAAAAACTGACAAAATTGGTCGGCGGTACTACTGAACGCGTACCGAAATTTGCAAAAACTTTTCCAAGTCATATTGCGCAGAATGATATCGCGTTGAAATTGGCCGGGGCAGGCGGAGACGGAGCGCAAACCGCCGCCATGCTGATTACTAAAGCCGGCATCAATGAAGGATACGATGCCACGCATATTCCAAGTTATGGACCTGAATCCCGCGGAGGGACATCGTATGCCGATGTTCACATTGCCGATAAGGAAGTGCTTTCACCGTCTTCATCCAATCCGCATATCCTGATCGCCTTTAATGCACCGAGCCTGGCTAAATTCGGACCACAGGTCCAGGCCGGCGGGACGATCATTTATGATAGTTCAGTAATTGCTGAACCGCCTTCCATCAACAACGCCACCAAATTGGTCGGCGTTCCCTTCACCGAAATTGCGGTGGATCTCGGAAAGGCTATGGTCAAGAACATTGTCGCCTTGGGCGCCCTCCAGGCGGCAACCGGGATTTTTCCGCAAGATACTTTCTTAACCGCAATACGTCAGGCGCTGAAAGATAAATGCGCCATGATTCCTCTCAATGAGGAGGCTTTTAATTGGGGCATGAAAGCCTTCCATGGTCGGTAA
- the vorB gene encoding 3-methyl-2-oxobutanoate dehydrogenase subunit VorB encodes MPALKERPKPYVFPEYCKGCGRCIEACPKHCIEMGKEINPATGLIPVVLKLDLCNGCQLCVDACPEPFGLQPQPKEFEFELMDPEKMFGEKPTTAPVPFPILDTVIQLPQVDPLVIKGTYASAIGALLAGCRHFFGYPITPSTEGAELMAKLLPDLNGVFVQAVSEVATVNMMYGCSGAGLPCMTFTSSPGFSLMLEGVSYMIGAELPAVFVNIMRGGPGLGNIAPEQADIKLACRGLGHGNTHAIVLTPSTPQEMLNLTILAFELTFKYRSPVVLLGDGYLGQITGKVELPKTMTKPGIPDWAVFGDEMHRRNLICSIFLSEQDLEQHNIHLNDKYARMTEAEQRADLFYCDDADVILIACNTPARMAKGAVEQLRSQGIKAGLFRPVTLWPFPIKALKPLLKQANHLVVVEASAGQLEDEVRLALSNAGIRDYPEISHVQHFGGVLPQQHEIIHTVLSLEEVLS; translated from the coding sequence ATGCCTGCTTTGAAAGAAAGACCTAAACCGTATGTATTTCCTGAATACTGCAAGGGGTGCGGGCGCTGTATCGAAGCGTGTCCGAAGCACTGCATTGAAATGGGAAAAGAAATCAATCCCGCAACGGGACTGATACCGGTGGTGCTGAAACTGGATTTGTGCAATGGATGCCAGCTCTGCGTTGATGCTTGTCCTGAACCGTTTGGATTGCAGCCGCAACCTAAGGAATTTGAATTTGAATTAATGGATCCGGAAAAAATGTTCGGTGAGAAACCGACGACGGCGCCCGTTCCGTTCCCCATTCTCGACACAGTTATTCAATTACCGCAGGTCGATCCCTTAGTAATCAAAGGCACATATGCGTCCGCGATCGGTGCATTACTGGCCGGATGTCGCCATTTCTTTGGATATCCGATCACTCCGTCCACCGAAGGCGCAGAATTGATGGCGAAGTTATTGCCTGATCTCAATGGCGTTTTTGTGCAGGCCGTCAGTGAAGTAGCAACGGTGAATATGATGTACGGTTGCAGCGGTGCAGGGTTACCGTGTATGACGTTTACATCTTCGCCCGGATTCAGCCTGATGCTGGAAGGTGTTTCCTATATGATCGGCGCGGAACTTCCGGCCGTATTCGTCAATATCATGCGCGGAGGTCCCGGACTCGGCAACATTGCGCCCGAACAAGCCGACATCAAACTGGCATGCCGCGGGCTCGGGCACGGCAATACGCACGCGATCGTTCTCACGCCGTCGACGCCGCAGGAAATGTTGAATCTTACAATTCTGGCTTTTGAATTGACTTTCAAATACCGTAGTCCGGTTGTATTGCTTGGCGACGGCTATCTGGGACAAATTACCGGTAAAGTCGAGTTACCCAAAACGATGACCAAGCCGGGCATTCCGGATTGGGCCGTATTCGGCGATGAAATGCATCGGAGAAATCTCATCTGTTCGATCTTCCTGAGTGAACAGGATTTGGAACAACATAATATTCATCTTAATGACAAATATGCGCGTATGACCGAAGCCGAGCAACGGGCTGATTTATTTTATTGCGATGATGCGGATGTTATTCTCATCGCATGCAATACTCCGGCACGGATGGCCAAAGGCGCTGTCGAACAATTGCGCAGCCAAGGCATTAAAGCCGGGCTATTCAGGCCGGTCACGCTGTGGCCATTTCCGATCAAAGCCTTGAAGCCGCTTTTGAAACAGGCCAATCATCTAGTGGTGGTGGAAGCGAGCGCCGGTCAATTGGAAGATGAAGTTCGTCTCGCGCTGAGTAATGCGGGTATTCGTGATTATCCTGAAATCAGTCACGTGCAGCATTTCGGCGGCGTTCTTCCGCAACAGCACGAGATCATCCACACCGTACTTTCACTCGAGGAGGTATTGTCATGA